The window CATCATTCTTGCATTCATGAATCTCTTACCCATTCCTGCCCTGGATGGCGGACATGTAATGTTTCTGATTTATGAAATGATTCGCGGTAAAGCACCAAGTCAGAAATTCCTTGAAATTGCGCAAACTATCGGAATGGTTTTATTATTAGGACTATTGGTATATGCCAACCTCAACGATATTTTAAAACTGTTTTAAGCGGCTATTCACTTTTACATCTTGAAATCTTCCTTTTTCATCACCCCGGTGTGGTGATATTTGGTTTTATTTTTGAGTGTACTGGTCTATGAAAAAGCTACTCTATTTTTTACTTCTTCTTCCTCAGGTGCTTTTTGCGCAGGAACGAACATTCAATAATGAAAAAAGCAATCAGAAAATGGTGACCGACACCAGCTTTAAACGTTCTGTATTGGTTGTTCCCTTCGAAACTAAAATGTACATGAGCCAAATCGACCGGCAGATTTGTAATCGTCACCAAATTTCATTTGAAAACATGGTGGACATGATGCGAAAAAATCTGGCCGACATTGTTGCGTTTAAACTGGAAGACGTAATGGACGCTTATTCCCTGATGCAACCCGGTAAAGATTCGTTAGAGCGCGAATTGCACTATACTTACACCTCGGTTAACTATGTGTACCGTGCAATGCCGGAAGAGAAAAAAGAAACAGCGAAAGACAGCAGCAGACTTCCCGTAAAAATTAAAATTGGAACTAAAGGAGAAAAAACAAACACTAAACCTAAAACGGAAAACGGAATTCAAAACGGACAAATCATTGCCGAGGAAGATCCGCGCGAAAAATTTATGGATGCAGATATTATTAATCCTAAACTTTTGAATGAATTAAGCGGTTTATACCATTCAACCTGGTTTGTATTTATTAATCAACTTGATTTACTGTATTCTCCGGAGTCGACGGATCAGATTCGCATTAAAGTTCATTACAGCATTTTTAACGAAAACGGCACAAAAAAATATGCCGGTGCCGCTATAAGTAAAATGCCATCATCCATCAGTGATTTAAGTACCATTAAAAACGATTATTTCTTTGCCATAGCAACAGAAATCACTGATAAATTCCGTTCTGCATTAAAAACACCCTAAGCTTCCTGTTTTTGGTTTTATTTTGGCTAAATTTGCACTTTAAGCATTAAAGCTATGTCTGAAGTTATGACCGATTTTGGTATCTCGGAAACACTTAAAGTGTTAGGGATTAAAGAAAAAAACAGTGGTGCATCTACCGGTTCTCACTGGTTTGCCACCCGTGGTGAAGAGATTCATTCCTATTCTCCTGTTAACGGAGAATTAATTGCAACCGTACATTCAGCTACCGAAGCAGAATATGAAGCCGTTATTTTAAAAGCTACCGAAGCATTTAAAGTATGGCGAAAAGTTCCCGCACCAAAACGTGGTGAAATTGTTCGCCAAATGGGTGAGGAATTACGTAAATACAAAAATGAACTAGGTAAGCTTGTTTCCTATGAAATGGGTAAATCCTATCAGGAAGGACTGGGAGAAGTACAGGAGATGATCGATATCTGTGATTTCGCAGTGGGATTATCACGTCAGCTTCATGGTTTAACCATGCACAGCGAACGCCCCAATCACCGTATGTACGAACAGTATCATCCGCTGGGAATTGTAGGTATTATTTCTGCATTCAACTTTCCTGTTGCAGTTTGGTCATGGAATTCGATGCTGGCCTGGATTTGTGGTGACGTTTGTATTTGGAAGCCTTCTGAGAAAACACCATTGTGTGCCATCGCGTGTCAAAACATCATCACCGATGTTCTAAAGAAAAATGATGTTCCCGAAGGAGTATCCTGTGTAATCATCGGCGACCGCAACATTGGAGAAATGATGAGTCACGATAAACGCGTTCCTTTAGTTTCTGCTACCGGATCTACCCGTATGGGTAAAGCCGTTGGTAAAGCGGTTGGTGAACGTTTAGGTCGTTCCTTATTGGAGCTTGGCGGAAACAATGCCATCATCATTAGTGAACATGCCGATTTAGAAATGGCCATGCTGGCTGTTATTTTCGGAGCTGTGGGTACTGCCGGTCAACGCTGCACCACCACCCGCCGTTTAATCATTCACGAGTCCATTTACGAAAGCGTAAAAGCAAAACTTAAAGCGGCCTATTCCCATTTACGCATCGGTAATCCACTGGATCAAAACAACCATGTTGGTCCGCTCATCGATAAACATGCCGTTTCACTGTATGAAAACGCATTGAAAGAAGCAGAAAAAGAAGGCGGAAAAGTACTTGTTGCCGGAGGCGTTTTAAGCGGCGAAGGCTACGAAAGCGGTTGTTATGTTAAGCCGGCGATTATCGAGGCTAAAAACCACTTTAAAATCGTTCAGGAAGAAACCTTTGCGCCGATATTATACATCATGTCCTACAAAACCATCGAAGAAGCCATTGAGCTTCAAAACGGGGTTGTGCAGGGACTTTCTTCGGCAATCATGACGCTGAATATGCGTGAGGCTGAGCGTTTCTTATCGGTAGAGGGATCGGATTGTGGAATTGCCAATGTTAACATTGGTACTTCAGGAGCCGAAATCGGGGGAGCATTTGGTGGTGAAAAGGAAACAGGCGGGGGACGCGAATCCGGATCGGATGCGTGGAAAGCTTATATGCGTCGCCAAACCAATACCATTAATTACGGAAATCAATTACCTTTGGCGCAAGGAATTAAATTCGATATCTAAAACTTCATCCGATACAATGGAAAGAAAAGAAGCAGAACGTCTGGCCGATAGCATTGCAAAAGATTATGCTAAAAATGGCAATAGCGAAAAAGTGATTAACGATCTCAAAACGTTACGTAATTATTTTATTGAGATCAAAGATCCTACGTTAACCAAAATCATTCGCCTTACTTACGAATACCTCGAAAACAATGAGGATTTCGATTTGGTATTGGAAGATTTTGAAGAAGAAAGCGAAGAAAGCTCTTTTGAATACCTCATGCAATTGGTGGTAGCTTACGATAATCCGTATAACCGCGAAGAGCTGAATGAGTACAAACAACTCATGATGGAAGCGTAATAGAATCTTATGATAAAAAGAAAAGGGACCTGTTCGGGTCCCTTTTTTTATATAGCGAAATGCTCCTCTAACGCAGGAGCGTAATCGTTCCTTTTTGCTCGTAATTTACACCATCGTATCCTACTGCTTTTATCCAGTAGAAATAGGTTCCTGTTGGACAAGCCACTCCGGCAGGAAAGGTATACCCATCCCAAAAACCCCGCGGTCCGTTCCAGGCTTGTACGATTTCCCCGTAGCGGTTCATAATGGTACACTCCAGCTCTTTTATCCCCATCACCTGTGGCATAAATAAATCGTTTACGCCATCTTCGTTTGGACTAAACACATTGGGTATGGTTAAAGAAGAAGCGGACAAAACCAGCACATTTGCAAAGGCCGTATCAGAACATAGTCCGTCTGTTACAACGAGTGAAGCAGAATAATTTCCGGCCAGGTTGTAGTTGTGAATAATCGATGTGATTCCACCACTCGCGGTTCCGTCGCCATAATCCAGCAGTGAACCAGTGTGACCAACCGAAGCATCCGTAAACAGCACGTCCTCCCCAACAAAAACAGTAGTGGCGCTCACCAATAAATCGGCACTTAAAATTGAATTAGGAGAAATAACAATGGTATCGCTTACCGAACAGGGTTGTGGCGACTGAACAACTACAATGTATGTACCCGGACTTAAATTAGAAAACACATTCGAAGCAGAGAAGGTTAATCCCCCATCAATAGAATACGTTAAGGAAGGCGCTCCGGAAGCGTTAATCGTAAGAGACCCGTTGCTGGAATAGAAGCAATCCGGATTGACCACACTATATGAATCGATGGTACAAGCCTGCGAAACATAAGCCCAACCCAACAACAGGATTACAGCCCAAAATTTCAAAACCACATGTAATCGAATCATCCGCATTGGTATAGTGACGTAAATTTAATCGATTTTGTTGCTTTTTACACCATTTGGCGGAGGATATTGTACTGAAGGCAACAAAGCGCCTCCGAACCTGCGCTTTTTCTTGTTGAGGTTTTTCCTTTTAACTCGTCGTTCAATCGCTGAAAGGTCGCTTTAGAAGAATTCAACGTAAATCGCTTACCCTTATTCGATAAAAAGTGACGGGAAATTCTTCCGGACAAACTCTCACATAAATTCAGGTTCGCCTTTGATAAATGAATAGCAAACTCCATTAAACGCGACCAGGTAGAAAGTTGGAAATTGCTGACATAAGAAAGCTGATTCAGTTTTTTTAATGCAGGACTAAAATCCTTCTGCAAAAAATAAATTAATGCGAGAAGGAAATCCTTTCTGAATTGATTTTCTTCTTCCATTTTTATTTTCTGAATTTCTTTACTATCCGGCAAAGGTTTTTTCTTTTCGGCCGCTGCAAGAATCCGAATTAAATGATAATAAAAAAGTTCGAGTCCGTTTTCCGAATCCTTTAAATTTTCGGCCTGACTTAAAATGACACTTGCGCTTTCACCAAAGTGAAATTGATGTTGCAAAAGTAAAAACGCGTATTTGTTTTTTAGTTTAGAAAGTTCCTTTGAAGCCTTCATTCGTTTTAAGGCATCTGCCACCTTGCGAATCCGAACAGAAAATAATTTTTCGTCGTAAAAAACAAATCGCGCAGAAGCAAGTAAGTATTCTATTTCTTCGGTGCTTCCCGACGAAAGTTGAATTAATACTTCAACCTCATCATCCGTTAGCACCAGCGCTTTCATCCCCTCGGTAAGTTCGGTGTCCTCAAACGTTAAAACCGATAACAAATCATACACACGTGCTAGTTCGCCGTGATAGCTTTTTTGGATAAGTGCATTCTTTTGAATCAACAATTGCTTCAAATGCTGCATTTCCTTTTTCGTGTGCGTTTTAGACGTGTGCTCCATCATCCGGTCGATGAAATAAGCCGTCATAAACCGGTCGTTTTCCTTTTCAGAATATTCACCGGTTCTTTCTAAATAACGCAATTCAACGGCAGGATCTCCTTTTGATGTGTATATGCGAGATAATAGAAAATTCCGCATTAATTGATTTTCACCCAGAAAATTCTTCAGTTTAACCTGCTCAATTTCTTTTAATGAAAAATCGATAAATCGACGCTGAATTTTATCTTTTTCGTGTTCATCTTTTTTACCTCCGTAAAGCGGCTTGGCACAAAGATCCAGCAAGTGTTCAAACTCGTCTTTTTGACCGTTTGATTTTTTCATTAGCTGATACAGTGCAGCATGACGCTTATCGCCGGAGCGCTTACACACATTCAGTAATTGATGACGCTCCGCTTTGTTCAGCTCATCGATGAGTAAAAAAAGAGATTTTCCTTTCATTTACTTGTTAACACTTATCTGTCGTAAAACAATTTGAAGGACACTCTCCTCCATTGATCAAATTAATATCTTTAAGAATCATCATTCACTTCCTATGGCAAAAAATAATTCACAGAACAGTACTAACAAAATGTATCAACTGCTTCGTAAAGAGGTGCTAGAGCAAATGAGTGAAAATGCTGATCGGTCGTTTAACTATAAACAACTTTCCAAAGCCATTGGGGCTGACGACAAGCATAGCCGTGAAATGATTCAGGAGATTCTGGAAGAATTATGCGAGGATGAGGTAATACGAGAGACCGACCGTGGGAGATACGCCTTTAAAAAGAAAAAAGAAGTCCTCAGTGGAACCCTGGATGTCACCTCCAAGGGCAACGCCTACCTGATTAGTTTAACAGAAGGTGTTCCCGACGTTTTTGTTCATCGCAAAAACCTCAATCACGCCCTACATGGCGATACGGTAAATATTCTGGTATACCCACCTAAAAAAGACCAGCAACGCGAAGGAGAGGTTATAGAGATCGTTCAGCGGGCCACCTTATCCTTTGTGGGTCGCATTCAACTGAATAAAAACACTGCGTTTTTAATACCGGACTCACAACGGATGTATGTCGACATTTTCATCCCCATTGAAAAACTAAATGGCGCCAAGAATAACGATAAAGTAATAGCACAAATCACCGACTGGCCGCCGCAAGCCGCTAATCCGTTTGGAAAAGTAACCGAAGTACTGGGCGCAGTGGGCGACAATGAAGCAGAGATGCATGCTATTCTTGCTGAATTCGGATTACCCTATCGTTATCCTAAAGAAGTGGAAGAAGCTGCTAATAAACTGAATCCCGCCATTACCGAACAAGAAGTTGCAAAGCGAAGAGATTTCAGAGGGATTACAACTTTTACCATCGACCCGGTAGACGCCAAGGATTTCGATGATGCCTTATCGGTGCAATTCATTAAAGAAGAAAACGGTAAAAAAATCTACGAAGTAGGTGTGCACATTGCGGACGTTTCACACTATGTTGTGCCGGGAAGTATTTTGGATAAAGAAGCGCTTGAACGTGCAACATCGGTTTATTTGGTGGACCGTGTAGTTCCCATGCTTCCTGAAATTTTATCCAATCAAATTTGCTCTTTACGTCCCAACGAAGACAAGCTTACATTTTCGGTGGTGTTTGAAATGGATGAAGACGCTAAAATCAGAAGAGAATGGTTTGGAAGAACTGTTATTCATTCGAACCGCAGATTTACCTATGAAGAGGCTCAGGCCATCATAGAAGGTGGAGAAGGTGATTTAAAAGAGGAGATTTTGTTGTTGGATAAAATGGCAAAAATTGTCAGAGAAAAACGAATGCAAAACGGAGCGCTTGGACTGGAAAGTATAGAAGTAAAATTCAGGCTCGACGAAAAAGGAAAACCGATTGGTGTTTACACGAAAATATCGAAAGATGCCAATAAGCTCATTGAAGAATTTATGTTGCTTGCCAATAAAGCTGTTGCTAAAAAAGTTGGAGAGCCCGACGGTAAGAAAAAAATTCTTCCAATGGTATACCGCGTACACGATGAGCCCTCTAAAGAAAAACTTAAAGAGCTTGCCGAATTTGTTTCTTTGTTAGGTTATAAACTTAAATCCTACGACACTCAACGTCTACCCGCTGCAGTAAATAAATTAATCAGCGAAATTCAGGATAAACGTGTTGCAGAAACGATACAGAATTACACCATCCGATCGATGGCGAAAGCGATTTACGATGTAAATAATATTGGACATTACGGATTGGCGTTTGATTACTATACACACTTCACTTCACCTATCCGTCGCTATCCCGATTTAATTGTCCACCGCATTTTACAACACGCGCTGGATCATGAAAATGCTTTTTCAAAAAATCAATTAGAACTTTGGTGCAGACATTCCTCTGCGCAGGAAAAAAAAGCTGCCGATGCCGAACGTGCTTCCATTAAATACAAACAGGTGGAGTATATGAAAGAACATATCGGCGAAGTGTTTGATGGTGTGGTATCGGGTGTAACCGAATGGGGGATTTATGTAGAAATTGAAGAAAATCACTGTGAGGGAATGATTCCATTGCGCTCTATCTCAGGCGATGTTTATGTATACGATCAGGAAGCATTATGTGTACGCGGAGTGCGTTCTAAAAAAACTTACCGCTTGGGTAGCAGGATAAAAATTAAAGTGAAAAACGCCGACTTAATGCGCCGACAAATTGATTTTGAAATGGTATAAAAAAAGGGGCTGCAGAGCCCCTTTATAATTTATCTTTTTGGTTATACCAGATTCAAACGATTCACTAAATCGTCCTTATAAGAACCGCCAATAGGAATCACTTTCTTATCATTCTCCAGGACCAGATTTGGCAAATCAATCGAAGCAATCTTATCGATGCGCACAATGAAAGAACGGTGTACACGAATAAAATCACTGATTGGCATTTTCTTTTCAATGTCCTTCATGGTAGAGTGGATGGTGTACCGGCTATTCAGTGTATTGATCACCACATAATCTTTCAAAGCCTCAATGTAAAAGATCTCTTTTGTATTGAGCTTAATTAATCTGGAATTAGATTTTACAAAGATGTAATCTTTTGAATCTTTGTTTTCCACAATGGAATAAAGTAAATCTCTTTCTTTTACAATTTCTTTTTCCTTCTTGTGTTTGTACAGAGCCATTTCTATGGACGTATGCAAATCAATTTCCTTAAACGGCTTAATGATATAACCATACGGCTCTGTTACTTTCGCTTTAGATAAAGTACTTTCATCGGCATAAGCGGTGAGAAAAATAACAGGTATCGCCTCATTTTTTTTAATTTCTCCTGCGGCATCAATTCCGGTAATAGAACCTTTCAGCATAATGTCCATTAACACAATGTCTGGTCGCAATTCTGTGGCAAGCGCTATTGCTTTTTCTCCGGTAGAAGCAGCTCCCACCACATTGTAACCAAGTTTAGTCAGACTCTGCTGAATGTCCTTCGATACGATACTTTCATCTTCTACTACGAGTACGGTTGTTTTTGACATAAAAAACCCGGTTAATTCAATTTTTCAAATGTAATTAAATATTTAGTACCCCTTTGCGGCTCCGAATCAAGAAGCATTTTACCATCCAGCTGTTCCACCAGGGTCGCCACCAGCTGCAATCCCAGGGTTTCGGTCGACATCGGATCAAAGCCCGGGGGCAATCCGCATCCATTATCTTCCACCCTTAACTGTACCTGCTTGCCCGATTCCACCAGCTCAATGATAATCCTGCCCTTGACACCATCCTTAAAGGCATATTTCAAAGCGTTGGAAACTAGTTCGTTAACTATTAATCCGCAAGGAATAGACTGATCTAAATTCAGTTGGACATCTCCAAGCTGGAAATCAAGTTCGACTAAATCGCCAAATACCTGGTATGAATGTACTAAATTTTTCGACAAGTTATATATGTACTCCGAAAAATTAACGGAGCTGAAGTTCTTGGTCTGATATAGACTTTCGTGGATGAAGGACATGGACTTGATCCGATTCTGGCTTTCACGTAAAATCTGCAACGTACCTTCATCACGAACATAACTCGATTGGAGATTGAGGATACTGGAAATTACCTGCAAGTTGTTTTTCACCCGGTGATGGACTTCCTTAAGTAAAACCTCTTTTTCTTTTAAGGAATCAAGCAAGTCGTTTTCCGCTTTTTTCTTCTCGGTGATATCGTGAGCGAGGCAACTGATTTCTTCAATTTCGCCTGACTCCAGTCGAATAGGGTTGAGGTAGGTTTCAAACCAGCGATCGGAAGAACGTATGCCGAATAAAGGCCCATCCAATTCATGCGCACTACCATGAAATGCAAATTCGAAAGGCGTGGTAATTTTTGCTTTGGTATCATCATCGAGATCACCAGAAAGCGCATCGAAAATATGCATACCAATTTTAACCGGTATCTGAAACAAACTTTGCATGATATCGGCAAAGCTTTTATTGAAAGAGGTAATGGTATAATTACGATCCATTGTCCACATCATCATATTGGATGAGTTTTCGAAAATGGATTTAATTTTTGCGTTTTGTTCCTGAACGATTTTTTCCGCCTCAATAATTTCAGTGATATCCCGCGAAACACCCATGGCACCAATTACACTTCCGCTTGGCGATTTAATTAATGAAGCAGAGATGTACGAAATAAATACCTCGCCGGATTTTCTGCGATTAGAAATTTCACCCGTGTAGGTTCCTTCCTTATCCAGGTAATTTTTTATTGTGATATAGTCCAATTCAGAACTATATAATAAAGAAATATGCTGACCTAAAATTTCTTCTTTATCATACCCGAAACAATTCAATGCTGCGGGATTCATTTGTGTAATTAAATTATTAATGTCCGTAGCGATAATCATATCGATAGAACTACCAATAATACTTTCTGTGTATTGCTGAATTTCCTGTAACCGGCGTTGCGTTTCTTTGTGCTCATTAATTTCGGCTTCCAGCAATTGATTGGTTTGCTCAGCTACCTCTGCACGCAGTTTTTCTTTTTCAAGTTGTAATTCCGCAGAAATATTTATTAAGGTTGTTTGAATAGAAGGTTTCCCCTCGTAAACGATCAATTGAGATTTCGTTTCAATATCGATAACATCGCCAGAAACATTTCTCATTTTAACACGAATAAAAGGTACGCTTTCACCGTTCAAAATTTTCCTTCTGCGTTCATGACTTTCTTCCACATAGTCGGGCATTAGAAAATCATAAATCGAAAATTTACCCATGGTAAAATGATCACGATCTAATCCCACAATTTCAAATGCTTCCTGATTTGCATATTGAACGTATCCATCGGTGTGAATGAAAATACCATATGGAGATCCTTCTACTAATTGCTCATACGAACGTTTACTGTTCAATATTTGTTCTTCATATAATTTTCGTTCAGTAATATCCTCAACCACCGAAACCCTTACTTTACGGCTACCGAAAAACATGTATTTCCCTTTGGTGTCTAACCAAATAATGGAACCATCTTTTTTATAAACACGCAACTCGGTCAACTCATCAGAATCATCCCTTAATACTCTCGCCATTACGGCATGGTCTTCGGGAATAATAAAATCAGCAAGCGATTTACCTAAAACATCTTTGCGACTATCGTAACCTAAAATAGAAACAATCTGATCATTGCAGTCGATGATTTTTCCTTCATCAGAAAAAACAACTCCTTCAATTGCTGAGGAGGCTAATAATTTAAACCGTTCTTCACTATCACGAAGAGCAATCTCTGCTTTCATCCGTTGTGTGATGTCGCGAATTACCACCTGAACAAAAATCTCATTTCCTAATGAGAATGAATTAAGTGAAATTTCAGTATCGAAAAATTTACCGGAGGCATTGTTCATTCTCCAGTAAAAAAACTGTGATTTTCCTTGTTCAGATAACAATAAACGCTGCTTCCACTTTTCTGCAGAAGGCATTCCATCCGGTTGTATATCGGGCGAAAATGAAATCAGTGAATTTCCTACCAATTCAAATTTCGAATATCCGAACATATCAGATGAACGTTCATTACAATCGATAATTACATTGCGTGAAATGATGAAGATGGAGTCGTTCGTAACCTCAAATAAAAGTCTGAATTTTTCTTCATTCTGAGCGAGCGCCTCACTGGTTAATTTTTGTTCAGTAATATCGATTAATGTCCCCATTAACACACCCTCATCGGGCGATAAGGAAACATTTGCAAACAACCACAATTCCGATCCGTCCTTACGCTTTTGCCGCATTTCGTAATTCGACAGCATATTCTCCTTGTTCAAATCGGAAAGATATTTTTCCCTGTCGGCATCCGTAAAATATAAATCCTTACTCGATATACTTAAAATGTCTTCCTTACTATCATAACCAAACATGCGAACAAATGCATCATTACATTCCAGTATTTCTCCATTTAAGCGCGTTCTGAATACACCGGCAAGATTTCGTTCAAACAGGTTTCTGTATTTTTCTTCATTGGCACGAAGGACATCCTCATACTTTTTCTTTTCAGAAACATCCCTTACCACACCGAAATTTTTGTACAATCTTCCCTTCTCATCAAATTGAGGAAACATGGATTCTTCGAGCCATTTATAGGTTTGACTCGATTGATCTAAAAACCGGTAAGTAAAAATTCCGGATGTTTTTTTATCTCTTATTTCCTGTAATTGAATGCGGACATTTTGCAAATCTTCCGGGTGGAAATAATTATTGATTGAACCATCCTGAACTGATTTTATGTATTGCTCACGTGGGATACCTACCAGCTTTTCGATTTGAGGTCCTAAAAAATTAAAATGTTTATTTCCCTTTTCATCAATATCCAGACTATATACCAGTGAATCGATGTTATCAATTACAAGTTCAAGATTTTTCTGAATGGATCTGATGCGTAATTCAGCATCTTTCATTTCAGTAATATCAAAGGCAGTTCCCTCGATATATTCGGCTTCATTTCTTGAGTTGTGAATCAGAGAAACGTTTTCCAGTAACCAGATTTCTTTTCCTGATCTTAATCGAATTTTACTTTCGTGATTATAAAAATGCGGGTTTTGTTTTAATAGCTGAACAAATCTTCCTTTGTCGGTAGAATCGATATATAATTCGGATATGGATTTACCGATAATTTCATTTTTATCGCTAAATCCCATAATACCTGCAAAGGAATTATTGCAATCAATCAGAATATTATCCAGGCTGATTCTGTAAAAACCGGCAAGGTTCCGTTCAATCATCGACCGGTAACGTTCTTCCGATTTTTTCAATGAAATTTCATTGTTTACACGCAATGTAACATCCGATGAAATTCCAATACTCGCTACATGATTACCTTCTTGATCCAGCTTTGGAAATACCTTTTCTTCGATCCATATATAACCATCACTTTTTAAAAAGCGATATATCATAGAAACCGGTACCTTCTTTTCGGATAATATTCTGGAGGCATCAATTACTCCGGGTAAATCTTCCGGATGAATTCGTTCTATAATTCTTCCTGATTTAATTTCCGTGATATATTCATCAACAGATAAACCTAAAATATCATCAATTGTAGCTGAAACATATCTTAATGTTTTAATTCCTTTATCGTCGATAGAAACATTGTAAACCACCTTATCAATCGAATCGAGTAAGGTTAACAAACGATCGCGACTTCCGGATAATTCGTTTTTGTTTTCAATTAAATTACGTAATAAAATAAAGCGTGTATAGTGAATTACAAATCCCACGATACCCATTACAAAAACCAACACAACAATACTTGAAGCATTATTTTCGGGGTTATTAATTATAAACGAAGCAATAACGGAAACAATTAAAAACGAGATGGTATAAAATACAGTAATGCGATGATCCTGAATTGCGACAACGATGGCAATAAAACTCAAAACAAAAGTTAAATAATCTTCTGTATTGTAGCCCGAAGAATACATGTTGGCAAAAGCATAAATGGTAGCTAAATACCCAATGCCAAAAAATATTTCTTTCAGCCTAATTTTAATCTGCTCAAAAAAGAAAGATAGAATCAGAACAGAGGTAAATGAAATAATAACCAGCAGATCTAATACAAAACTTTTTGTTACTCCCTCTGATGGTACAACAAAGGTCAACAAGGGCGCTACGATAGCACCAAACAAAAAATAAATTCGGTAAATTTTATAATGTTCGTCGCTTTGACTAAAACCGAATTCTTTCTTAAGAAATCCGATAAGATTTCTCATTGTTCAACCGCATTAACTTTTAACGGATCCATTT is drawn from Flavobacteriales bacterium and contains these coding sequences:
- a CDS encoding PAS domain S-box protein, with protein sequence MRNLIGFLKKEFGFSQSDEHYKIYRIYFLFGAIVAPLLTFVVPSEGVTKSFVLDLLVIISFTSVLILSFFFEQIKIRLKEIFFGIGYLATIYAFANMYSSGYNTEDYLTFVLSFIAIVVAIQDHRITVFYTISFLIVSVIASFIINNPENNASSIVVLVFVMGIVGFVIHYTRFILLRNLIENKNELSGSRDRLLTLLDSIDKVVYNVSIDDKGIKTLRYVSATIDDILGLSVDEYITEIKSGRIIERIHPEDLPGVIDASRILSEKKVPVSMIYRFLKSDGYIWIEEKVFPKLDQEGNHVASIGISSDVTLRVNNEISLKKSEERYRSMIERNLAGFYRISLDNILIDCNNSFAGIMGFSDKNEIIGKSISELYIDSTDKGRFVQLLKQNPHFYNHESKIRLRSGKEIWLLENVSLIHNSRNEAEYIEGTAFDITEMKDAELRIRSIQKNLELVIDNIDSLVYSLDIDEKGNKHFNFLGPQIEKLVGIPREQYIKSVQDGSINNYFHPEDLQNVRIQLQEIRDKKTSGIFTYRFLDQSSQTYKWLEESMFPQFDEKGRLYKNFGVVRDVSEKKKYEDVLRANEEKYRNLFERNLAGVFRTRLNGEILECNDAFVRMFGYDSKEDILSISSKDLYFTDADREKYLSDLNKENMLSNYEMRQKRKDGSELWLFANVSLSPDEGVLMGTLIDITEQKLTSEALAQNEEKFRLLFEVTNDSIFIISRNVIIDCNERSSDMFGYSKFELVGNSLISFSPDIQPDGMPSAEKWKQRLLLSEQGKSQFFYWRMNNASGKFFDTEISLNSFSLGNEIFVQVVIRDITQRMKAEIALRDSEERFKLLASSAIEGVVFSDEGKIIDCNDQIVSILGYDSRKDVLGKSLADFIIPEDHAVMARVLRDDSDELTELRVYKKDGSIIWLDTKGKYMFFGSRKVRVSVVEDITERKLYEEQILNSKRSYEQLVEGSPYGIFIHTDGYVQYANQEAFEIVGLDRDHFTMGKFSIYDFLMPDYVEESHERRRKILNGESVPFIRVKMRNVSGDVIDIETKSQLIVYEGKPSIQTTLINISAELQLEKEKLRAEVAEQTNQLLEAEINEHKETQRRLQEIQQYTESIIGSSIDMIIATDINNLITQMNPAALNCFGYDKEEILGQHISLLYSSELDYITIKNYLDKEGTYTGEISNRRKSGEVFISYISASLIKSPSGSVIGAMGVSRDITEIIEAEKIVQEQNAKIKSIFENSSNMMMWTMDRNYTITSFNKSFADIMQSLFQIPVKIGMHIFDALSGDLDDDTKAKITTPFEFAFHGSAHELDGPLFGIRSSDRWFETYLNPIRLESGEIEEISCLAHDITEKKKAENDLLDSLKEKEVLLKEVHHRVKNNLQVISSILNLQSSYVRDEGTLQILRESQNRIKSMSFIHESLYQTKNFSSVNFSEYIYNLSKNLVHSYQVFGDLVELDFQLGDVQLNLDQSIPCGLIVNELVSNALKYAFKDGVKGRIIIELVESGKQVQLRVEDNGCGLPPGFDPMSTETLGLQLVATLVEQLDGKMLLDSEPQRGTKYLITFEKLN